The region GAGATTTTCAAAGGAGGAGTACTTTGAAACGAAGGCGAGCTTAACCGTACCAGTTGGCCCATTTCTCTGCTTAGCCACTATGATTTCAGCTATACCCTTATTGGGATTGTCTTCGGACTTGTTATAGACCTCGTCCCTGTAAATAAAGGCAATCAGGTCTGCATCCTGCTCAATTGCACCAGACTCCCTTAGATCCGACATCTGCGGCCTTTTATTGGGCCTAGCCTCCACATTTCTATTGAGCTGGCTGAGGGCAACTACTGGAACTTGAAGTTCCTTTGCCATTGCCTTTAGAGACCTACTTATTTCGCTAATCTCCTGTTCTCTTCTCTCAGCACCAGCCCTCGAACGCATTAACTGTAGGTAGTCCACCAGCACCAGTCCAAGACCATGTTCCATCTTTAGACGTCTGGCCTTGGCCCTCATATCGGTTACGGTGATGGCAGGGGTCTCATCAATAAAAATTGGGGCATCTGAAAGGGTGTCGGCAGCAGCGGTTATCCTTGGCCAATCCTTATCAGGCAAGAACCCAGTCCTCAATTTATGGGCATCCACCTTGGCCTCTGAAGACAACATACGGAGTACCAACTGTTCACTGGCCATTTCCAGAGAAAATATAGCTACGGGTATACCATGATGTAGTGCTGCGTGTTGGGCAATATTTAGGGCCAAGGCAGTCTTTCCCATACTAGGACGCCCAGCAATTATTATCAGATCCGATGGTTGAAGTCCTGCTGTCATCTTATCGAGTTCGATAAAACCAGTTGGTACGCCAGTAATGAGTTCTTTACGATTGTAGAGGCGCTCAACCTTTTCCACAGTAGAACATAGTACCGAGGAAAGAGGGGCAAAATTTTGGCGGATTTTCGTCTGAGTTACCTCAAATATACTGGTCTCCGCAGCCTCAAGGATCTCATCTACGTCCCCTGCCTCCTCAAAACAATGATTGAGTATCTCTGAGGTCTTTTCAATTAGACGCCTAAGTACCGCCTTGTCCCTTATTATCTTTGCATAGTGGACAATATTTGGTCCCAGTGGAAGGGTATCCGTAAGTTCAGCTAAATATGCTGCCCCACCTACTTTATCTAGGAGTCGTTTGGACTTGAGATGGTTGTGGACTGTTACAATATCATGGGGTTCATTTCTCTCAAAGAGATCTAATATGGCGGAATAAATTATTCCATGAGCTTCCTTATAAAAATAATCTGGCTCAAGGATGTCCACCACCTTAAGGAGGGCCCCATCCTCCATAAGGAGTCCCCCTAGGAGGTTTCGTTCAGCCTCAATGTTCTGCGGAGGGACCCTGAGAGTGCTGGGGAGGAGGCCTTCTTTTTTTGAAAATCCCTTAACTCCCAAATCCAAAGTTGCCACTACTGTACTGGTACTACGTTTACCTTTATTGTTGCCACAACTTCTGGGCTAATCTTGACTTTAACGTCATGGGTACCAAGGCTCTTAATGGGCTCGTCAAGAATAATCTTTTTCCTGTCCACCTCATAGCCCTTTTCTTCAATAGCCTTTGCAATATCTAAATTGGTCACAGACCCATATAGCTTGTCTTCTTCACCAACTCTTACTGGAATCTCGATTGTCAACTCCTCAAGCTTAATCCTAAGAGCCTCGAACTCTTCCTTTTGCTTGGCTGCGATCTCTAGGATCTTATTGCGCTGGCGTTCCAAGGCCTTAACATTTTTTTTGTCTGCTAAAATCGCCTTTCCCTTAGGTATGAGATAGTTCCTGGCATACCCAGGTTTTACCTTAACAATGTCGCCAGCATTGCCCAAAGACTCAATACTCTCTTTTAGAATAACTTCCATATCTCATGAACCTCCTTGATTATTCTCAATGGGTATCTTTCTAAGATTTGTCCAGACATCCGTAACTCCAAGGACAGTGAGTCCAAGTAGACCATACCAAAAGCAAGATATCAATATAAAGATGCCTACCTGAATTGCCTTGTGGACCCTACGGGCCTGCAAATAAAATTTGACCATCCCAGCTCCCTGAATACAATAGAGCCCTAAGACCACGAATAGAATATTCTGGCAGACGATATTGATCATTCCTTTTAGGAATAAGGCACCAGCTCCAGCAAATATTCCCACCCATATAAACCAATCTGGGAGCCTGAACAGTTCGAATGTCGGGGTAAATACTGGGGATTGCCTCAAAAAACGTTTTGTAAACCAGTTAGCTATTATGATATTTGAATACGTTATGATAAGGATGGAAAATGCTATAACAGACGGGACAAACTTGATTAAAGTATCTGTTATTTCTTTTATCTCCTGTTCACTGAGCTTATAGGGCAAAAGCCCCTTCTCAATACCCTGTTGAAAAGGCACAAGTACCTCATCCCACGTGTTCACACTGTTTACAAGCATCCCCAAAAAAAGCATGTAAAACAGGGAGACCACTATTATGTTCAGTATGAGTACCCTTGGTATATCGAGCTCTTTTTGTATTGAGATAGTCAAAAGATAACTCATGAGCGCAATTTCAAACCCCAAAAGTGCACTATCTGTACCCTCAAAGACAGTGCCCAGGGATAAAGCCAAAAGATTCATCGACCAAAATAGCGCCATTATTTGCCACTTGGGCAATCGATTCGACAAAACGGAGATTAAGCCCGGCCCAATAAAAGCAACAGACATCCCTGGACCAGGAAACACTGCTACCAGCAGTATGCATATAAGACCCAACCCCCATGCCCAGAAACTGGCATGGGGGAGTGTCAGCCTATTTGTCAAGGGATTTACCTCAAATCTTCGATTCAATCTCCAAGAGCGTGGCCAGATGTAAAGGGCAATAGGGCCATTATTCTTGCCTGTTTTATGGCAGTTGTCAGCCTTCTCTGGTGCTTTGCACATGTGCCGGTGATCCTCCTGGGGAGGATCTTCCCTCTCTCTGTAATGAACTGCTTAAGTGTAGCATCATCTTTATAATCTATTTTGAGTTCCTTATCTGCACAAAAGCGGCAAATCTTCCTTCTTACGTAGATCCTTCTGGTCTTGTTTTGGGGTGCTGCGTCAGCCATCTTCTCTCCTCCTAATTCTCTCTGTCGCTCTGGGATTCTTCAGGGGTCCAGCCCTTCTCCTTTTTGACGGTGATAAACTTCATCACGCGTTCATCAATCCTCAAATTCCTGGTGAGCTCCTGAATAGTATCCCCTGGTGCCTCATATTCCATTAATACATAATAACCCTTAGTCTGTTTTTGCACCTTGTAGGCGAGTTTTCTAAGGGGCCAGGGATCTACCTTGAAAACCTTACCACCGTGGTCGGTGATAATCTTTTGAAGTTTTTCCGACAGGTCTTGCCTTTCCTCGTCACTCTTTTCAGGATGAACGAGGTAAAAAGTCTCATAATAGCGGTTTTCCATTTCAACCTCCTTATGGGCTTTAAAATTTTCATCCATGGCCCGCCATTTAACGCGGGCAAGGAGGAACAAGCCTTTTTATACTATTCACTTTTTAAAGTCAAGCGTGTAAGGTCTACGAAAATGCCAATCTTACACCCTTATAAGGATCCAGCTTATATATTCAACCTCCTCTGTGAGGCAGGACTAATAGAAGAGCATGAAGCTAAAAGGCTTCTAAGCTTGACACATATCCCTCTTTCCAAGGGCCTGGATCTCGTTCAATGGCTAAAAGGGTTGAAAATACCCATAAAAGGATCAGAAAAGGAAGTACTTGAAGAATCTCACATACTGGAACTCATCTCAAAAGATAGAGGGTGGCGTTTCGTAAGGCTTGATCCCATAAAGCTGGATATGGAGGTGGTAACCAAGAGCCTTCCCGCCCACTTTTGCAAAAGACGGCTCATTGTCCCAATAGCCAGGTCCCAAGGGGTAATCGAAGTGGCTGCGTACGATCCCCTTCAAAAGGACCTTCTCTTTGACATATCAAAGGCATGCCAAGAAAAGGCCACTTTTGTCGTGGCTCCCATGGAAGACATAAAGAGGGTCATAGATGAATTTTTTGAATTTAGGACCTCTATAAAAAGGGCTGAGGATCTATTAGGCACCCCAAAAGTGATTGATTTTGCCAATCTCGAGCAATTCGTAAAAATTGCCGGCACACATGATGTTTCCAAAGAAAAACACATCAATGCCGCTGTAGATCATCTTTTAAAATATGCCCTTGAGGAAAGGGCAAGTGATATCCACATGGAACCCAAAAGGGACTATGCAAGGATAAGACTGAGGATTGATGGGGTGCTCCACACTGTTCACAAGATCCCCAAGGTGGTCCATGAGGCAATAGCCACAAGAATTAAGGCATTGAGCCGTCTCGATGTAGCGGAAAAAAGGCGTCCGCAGGATGGCAGGATGAAGATCTCTTGGCAAGACTCAGAGGCAGAGATAAGGATCTCAACAGTACCTGTAGCCTTTGGAGAAAAGCTCGTACTAAGAATTCAGACCCCAGAAATTCTCTTCAGTGACCTTGAAGACCTTGGGATGGGTGAAAGGGACCTTAGGGAATACAAAAAATTTCTCATCAAAAAACACGGGATCATCTTGGTCACAGGCCCTACCGGTAGCGGAAAATCTACCACTCTTTATTCGACGTTGAGGTATTTGAACGACCCTGGGCTAAACATTGTCACAATTGAAGACCCAATCGAAATGATCTGTGAGGACTTTAATCAAATTGCGGTTCAGCCCGCAATTGGCATTACTTTTTCCTCGATCCTCAGAAATATCCTGAGACAAGATCCAGACATTGTCATGATTGGTGAAATCCGAGACAACGAAACCGCACGTTATGCCATTCAAGCTGCCCTCACAGGCCACTTAGTGCTTTCGACCCTTCATACCAATGATTCCATTGGCGCCATAACCAGGCTCCAGGATCTTGGCATCGAGCCCTATCTAATTGCCTCAACCCTTATAGGTGTAGTAGCACAAAGGCTCGTCAGAAAGATATGTCCATTTTGTAGGACAAAAGTACGGGTTGAAGGCCGCAGCTTGTCAATACTAGGCCTTACCCCCAAAGAAGACAACATATTCCTTTGGAAAGGCAAGGGCTGCTCTAAGTGCAGACATACAGGTTACCTGGGACGAATCGGCATTTATGAGGTATTTGATGTCAGCCCTAAGATATCAGAACTTATTCATAAAGGAGCAGGAGAATCCAGTATTCGCCAAGAGGCAGAACGAGGTGGAATGACACCACTTTCTTTTGATGCGGCCCAAAAGGTATTATCTGGGATAACTACTATTGATGAAGCCCTGTCTTCACACGTCAAGCTTGGTAAGGTAGATTACAAGTTCTAAAACCTAAATCATGCACGGCAAAAGGGGGCAAATCCTCCTTGCATCTTAGGCAAACTCGCCAATTGCAGGATTTAGGTAAAAAATAAGCAGGAGGGATAAATTAGACATGCATGGCAAACTTACAATAGTGGGTGCAGGGGCTGTAGGCACCAGTGCTGCACACTGGGCATTGGCCAAAAGCGTTGCAAAAGAAGTAGTTCTCATCGATGTTGTAGACGGACTTCCTCAAGGGAAGGCCCTGGACTGTGCTCAATCGTCTCCCATTGAAGGATATTCAGGGCATATCAAAGGCACCAATGACTACGAGGATACAAAAAATTCAGACTGTGTCATCATCACTGCAGGGCTAGCGAGAAAACCAGGAATGACAAGGGAGGATCTCCTAGAGAAAAACGTCCAAATCGTAAAAACAGTTACTCAAAACATAGTTGAGCACAGCCCCGAGGCCATACTAATCGTTGTCACCAATCCTATTGATGCCATGGTCTACACCGCCTTTAAGGTCTCTGGTTTTCCAAAACAGCGTGTGGTTGGAATGGCGGGTGTACTTGATTCTGCAAGATACCGTTATTTTATTGCCCAAGAACTAGGGGTTTCACCAAATGATGTAAGCGCACTTGTCATGGGCATTCATGGGGACAATATGCTTCCTTTAACCAGGCTTGCAAGCGTTGGAGGAGTCCCAGTCGAGGCACTCATCCCCAAAGATAAGTTAAACGAAATTGTCAAGCGGACACAAAACGGAGGAGGAGAGATCGTTGGCCTTCTCAAATCAGGCAGTGCCTTCACCACTCCTGGACTTGCAGCTATTGAGATGGCTGAAGCCATACTCAAGGATCAAAAAAGGGTTCTTCCCTGCGCTGCCTACCTCGAAGGAGAATTTGGTATAGATGGAGTCTTCCTTGGAGTACCAGTAGTGCTTGGACGAAACGGAGTGGAAAGAATACTTGAGTTTCCATTAACTCCTGAGGAAAAAGACGCTCTAAACCTTTCGGTTGAGGCAGTAAAGAGACAAGTGGAAAGCATTCATGGAATTTAGCTGTGCCAGATTGCAGCAACTGTATATTCTATAAGAGCTCCTCTGGCACTCTAGAAAGGCCTTGATGAGCCTACCCACTAACAAATTGAGACCGTTACTCGATAAAAAGGCCATTTTTATTGTGGCCCTGGCCCTTATAGGAATATTTCTAGTCTTCGGCATCTATTGGTTTAGGTCTCCCAAAGGGGAGCTTAAACCAATAGATCCAGTTAATTTCAAAGGAACTGTAATTGATCCTAACGACGCAAAATTATTAAAAAAAGCTTTAGAACGAAACATAAATTATCTTACCAAAATTAAAGAGACCAATGCCTCTGTCCTAAAAAGAGAGGGCTATGCCTGGAATACCCAAGATCTCATAGAGGCGGTTGATTCCTTGATAGACCACATAAGTTCAGCTGAAAAACACCACGATCTTTATGATCTAATCAAGGGAAGATTCAAGGTAATAGCAGTAAAAAGGCCTGTACTTGTGACTGGTTATTACCTTCCAGAATTCAGGGCATCTAGGGCCCCAAATGAGCAATATAATACCCCTATCTTGGGGGTACCCAAGGACCTTATAACAATCAGATTGAGGGATTTTTTCCCACACAGTCAAAACCTCAACCACTTGGTATTGAGAGGAAGAGTCGAGGGCAACCTCGTGGTTCCTTATTACCCTAGAAAAGAAATCGAATTAAAGGATGATCTTCCTGTAATTGCCTATCTCGAAGACCCTATAAAGCTTTTGATCCTACATATTCAGGGCTCTGGCATATTAAAATTTAATGACGGTTCTAGCAGCTATGTACACTATGCAGCTGACAATGGTCACCCATACAAGAGTATCGGAAAAATTTTGATAAACAGGGGCATACTAAAAAAAGAAGAGGCAGATTGGAATGGGATTGAAAAATGGTATTGGTCAAACCCCAAGAAAGCTGAACGGATCATCCATGAAAATCCCCGATACATCTTTTTTAGGGAAGAACAGGGCATAAAAGATGCTATTGGAGCGACTCATGTCCCCCTCACCGCCTATCACTCTATAGCGGTTGATCCGACAAAACTCCCTCTAGGTGGGCTATTTATACTCGATGTCAATCTCCCAGACCTAGGCAGACTCTTAACCATCGTTGTGGCCCAAGACAAAGGTGCTGCGATCAAGGGTACGCATCACATTGACCTCTTTTTGGGAAAAGGTGATGAGGCGGGGAGGATCGCAGGTAAACTCAAAAGCAATGGAAAACTTTATTGCCTTATTCCAGTTAATCCATAAAAAAAAACCCCCGCTGGTAAATTGAAGGATGGAGGTGGGTATGTTGGTCGTCTTTTTGGAGATGGTTTTAAGATACCAGCGGGGGAAACTTATTCTCCATAGCAACTGTCACAATTATATTGATCTTTCACAGATTGTCAAGATATGTTTTTATTATATTGTAATTTCCACAAGCGCTTACTGGAATATTTTTTAAAAGTACCTTGGCATTACACTGTAAGCGGTTACAAACCCTGGTGAATCGCCAATGACAGGATTTAGTTTTAAATCTAAAATAAAAATCTGAGACTATATCCAATGCACAGGATTAAAAAATATTTAATTTTTTTTATTTTTTTCTTTTGGACTCAGAACCTATGGGGAGAAGACTTAGCCCCAATTATTAAGGACTTTTCCATATCTGACAGAGATGGCACCCTCGTGGCATCCATCATGCTAAAAAATGGCATTACCAGTGAGGTAGAAAAGGCCCTAAATTCTGGAATCCCTATAAGATTTTCCTACATATTCGAACTTATAAGACCAGGCTTCCTCAGAAATCACAAGATAAAGGCAGTAAAAGAAGTACGGTCCATGACATATGATCACCTAAAACGTGAATATAGGGTACTTATAGGACCTGGGACTAGAAAAATGATAAGTGTGAAGGATATGGACCAGGCCAAGGAATTTGCTTTTAATGTGAAGGACGTAGAGATAGTGGACTTTAATACTATACCCCAAGGATGTGTATACATATTGAGAGTTAAGTGCGTAATTGACAAGGAACAAGAGGCAGAATTGCCCTTTAAACGTCTTATAGGTCTTTTCTGGAACAAGTCAATAGAAACTAAATGGTATGAAATCAGGTTTAGATATTAGTGAAATAAAAAGAAGGAAGAGGGAACGCTTCATCATAGCCATCTCTCTACTTCTTGTAATATGCCTGGGATTTATTGAATACCGGCTTATTGCAGGGAGATCATCGCTCCCACCTTCAGGTAATCTGCTTATCTTTGCCATCATTAATCTAAATATTCTCCTTATCCTTCTAATCATATATCTTACGATCAGAAATATCGTTAAGCTTGTATTTGAAGATAAGGCTCGTCTTTTTGGCGCAAAGCTCAGGACCAAGCTCGTTACTGCTTTCATCTTTCTTTCTCTCATCCCCACAGCTGTCCTCTTTATCGTCTCGATGCAATTTGTGAATACAAGCCTCAGGCTTTGGTTTGATGAGAGGATAGAGCGATCTTTAGAAGACGCCATTTTTATTGGCAGGACCTATTACGATGAAAAAGAGAACTGGTTAAGGGATGTTGCGGTAGTCCTATCAGAAAGTCTTAGTTTTAAATGCCTTAATGAAGCTTCAATACTCGATAAAAAGTGCATAAGAGAATGGCTTGAGGCCCCACAAAATATTTGGGCGGGCAGGAGCATTGAGGTAGCAAGGTCTTTACATATCATTGAAATCCTGGATCCAAAGGGCAATGTAATCTTTTCCAGGAGATCTCTTAGTCTCGTGGATCAGCTTCCAGAGTTGCCTCAAGAACAACTCAAAAAGATCCTCACCTCCAAGCAAATGGACATCTTCAGCACTGAGCTCGAGACAGGAGAACTCCTTGAGGCCATTGTCCCTTTAGGCATGGGAAAGGGCGATGAGGCCCAGGGCGCGCTGGTAGTAGGATATCTCATGCCTCAAAAGGTCTCGCACCTCCTTTCGGCTATAAAAAAGGGATACGAAGAATATCAAGCCCTTAAATTGTATAAAGATCCACTCAGAACTACTATATTAATCACACTTTTTTTGATTACGCTTCTTATCATTTTCGTGGCAGTATGGTTTGGATTTCGTCTTGCCAGGCATATTACAGAGCCTGTTCAGGCACTTGCAGAGGCAACTTATAGAATTGCCCAAGGAGATTTGGATTTCTCTCTAGAAGCACGGGGAAAGGATGAATTAAACTCTCTTGTAAGGGCATTCAATACCATGACCCAGGAACTCAAGGAGGCTAAAAGAAGGGCAGAAAAGGCCTCATTAGAGTTAAAACGCAGTTATAGAGAGCTTGAACAACGCCAGCGCTATATTGAAATAATTCTCCAAAATGTTGCAACAGGTGTAATTTCTATTGATAGGACCGGAATTGTCAGGACAATGAATAGATCAGCCGAGTTAATCCTTGGCATAAGTGCAGATGAAATCGTTGGTAAACCCTACTCGGAACTCCTTACCCCTATTCAGGCCCAAGAATTTGACCAGATCAGACGAGACCTCATCTCTTCGTCTAAAGGATTGGTTCAGCGACCAATGAGAATCAAGGTAGGAGACAAAGACATCTCCCTCATTGTTACCTTTACAGTCTTAAGGGATCAAAATGGTCGCTCCCACGGAGTGGTGGTGGTCTTTGATGACCTCACTGAGCTTGAAAAGATACAACGTATGGCTGCCTGGAGAGAGGTGGCTAGGCGCATAGCTCATGAGGTAAAAAATCCGCTTACCCCTATACAACTCAATGCACAGAGACTACAAAGAAAATACTCAGACCGATTCGATAGTGAAGAAAAGGCAGTATTCCAACGGTGTTTAAATACGATCGTCAATCAGGTAGAAGAATTAAAACGTCTGGTAAACGAATTTTCCAGTTTTGCAAGGATGCCCAGACTCAGACCCAGAGCAACTGATCTGAAGGCACTGGCAGAAGAAGTGGCTTTTATGTACAAGGAGTCACACCCCAGATGCGAATTTCAAGTCCTTGTGAAGGATGATGACCTCCCCTTAATAGAGGCTGACCCTGACCAGCTTAAAAGGGCATTGATAAATCTGGTTGAAAATGCAGTTTATGCAATGCCAGATGGCGGGACAGTTTCCATTACACTCAGTACGTCCTCTACTAACTCCCAAGCCCCTGACCATCAATCCGCATCTGAGCAGGATGAAGTGGTGATAGAAGTATCTGACACTGGACTAGGCATACCCAAGGAGGACAGATCCCGACTATTTGAACCATATTTCTCCAAAAGAAAAGGGGGAACAGGCCTAGGCCTTGCAATTGTAAACTCCATTGTCACTGATCATGGTGGCAAAATCACAGTTGAAGAAAACGTCCCTTCAGGGACAAGATTTATTATAAGACTCCCTAGAAAGGCGCCTTCAAATGGAAAAAACAGTACTAGTAGTAGATGATGAAGAGAGCATTCTCGAGTCTGTAACAGACATTTTAGAGGATGAGGGCTTTCAAGTAAGGGTGGCAAAAGATGGGAAAAACGCCCTTGCTAGTATAAGAGAGGAGATACCCAATATAGTCCTATTGGATATATGGATGCCGGGGATTGACGGAATTGAGACCTTGAGGATCATAAAAGAAGAGTGGCCCTTTATCCCTGTAGTTATCATGAGTGGACATGGGACCATTGAAACTGCGGTAAAGGCAACAAAACTCGGTGCGTACGACTTTATTGAAAAGCCCTTAAGCTACGAAGAGCTTGTAATGACTCTTCGTAATGCCCTGAGATTCCACGAACTTCAGGAAGAAAACGTACTTCTCCGCCAGATGATGGGCCATCCAAAAGAACTCACTGGCACCAGCCCTGCCATGACAGCCTTAAAAGAACAGATTAAGGTGGTGGCCCCTACAGATGCCTGGGTGCTGATACATGGTGAAAATGGTACAGGCAAGGAACTTGTGGCCCAGACCATACACAGGCTCAGCAAAAGGCGCTCAAAACCCATGATCGAAGTGAATTGTGCTGCAATCCCAGATGAACTCATCGAAAGTGAACTGTTCGGTCATGAAAAGGGTGCCTTTACTGGTGCTACTACTATGAAGAGAGGAAAATTTGACCTGGCAAATGGAGGCACTCTCTTTCTAGATGAGATCGGAGACATGAGCCTCAAGACCCAGGCAAAGATACTTAGAATCCTACAGGAACAAAGATTCGAGAGAGTGGGTGGTTCAAAGACAATTAAAGTAGACGTTCGAATACTTGCAGCCACCAATAAAGACCTTGAGAAGGAGATCGAAAAGGGAAATTTCAGAGAGGATCTCTACTACAGACTAAATGTCATTCCAATAGAAGTGCCTCCTTTAAGGAAGAGGAAGGAAGATATTCCATTATTAGTCCAGGAATTTCTTGCGGAGTTTTCCACTAAGCTTGGCATTCCCAAAAAGGAAATTGATGAAGAGGCGACCCAACTCCTACAAGAATATGACTGGCCTGGTAATGTTAGAGAACTCAGGAATTTCATAGAACGTCTTGTAATTCTGACAAAAAATCAAAACATTACAAAAAGTGATCTTCCACCGCAATTTCATAAAAGGCCAAAAGAAATAGAAAAACCACTTCCAGAATTTTTTACTTGTCAGGACTTTAAAGAGGCAAAGGCCATGTTTGAACGGGAATATCTCATTAGAAAACTCCAGGAAAACCATGGCAATATAACAAAAACCGCTGAGGCTATAGGGATTGAGCGGCGCCATCTCCACAGAAAGATGAAGGCATTGGGGATTGAATACAAGGACTAAAGTTACATTCTGCCAGCGATTGCATGGCTGCTACATGGCTACATTAAAGTGTTGAGTTTTGAGTTAAAGGAAGAAAAAACTGGTAAAGGCCAGCCTACAGGGCGCTCCAATGCGTAGAGGCTATTTTCTTATGACCTTGACCCCAAATTATGCACGGCACAAGAGGGCAAAAATGTTTTTTCTATTATATCAAGTTATTGCCTTCCCGTAAGGCGTTGCTCAACAATCACCTTTTGGGTGAAACAAAATCAGGTATTTTTTTTGCCCCTTTGTGCCGCCCTTCGGGATTGGCGATTTTGCCCAAGCTGCTTTGTTGTCGGGCACTTGAAGTACCTAAGCAAACTAGCCAATTACATAATTTGGGTTGACCAACGACTTTGACGGAGTCCTGCTGGCTGCTACATGTTTTAGGTTGGATACAAAGGAGAAAAAATATGAAGACCAGTTTGGTATTTATTGTCATAACATACATTGTTGGATCGATTCCCTTTGGGCTTTTATTTTCCAAAATTAAGGGGATAGATATCAGAAAACACGGAAGTGGGAACATCGGCGCAACAAATGTAGCAAGGGTAATAGGAAAGGGCTGGGGCCTCTTTACCCTGTTACTTGATTTTTTAAAGGGCTACCTACCTATCAAGCTTTATTTACTGTATTATGCACAGGGTCCATCAGACCCTTTACCTGGAGTGCTTGGTCTTTTTGCCGTCTGTGGCCACTGCTTTTCTATTTTTTTAAAGGGACGTGGTGGCAAAGGCGTTGCCACAGCAGCAGGGGTATTTCTGGCCTTTTCTCCAAAGGCATTTCTGGCTCCAGTATTAATATTTATAATATCCGTAAAACTAAGCGGATTTGTGTCAGTTGGTTCTCTTTTGGCATCGGCATCTGCGCCCATTTCTATGCACCTAAACGGAGCTTCCCCTTTTATTGAGCCGTTTTTATGGCTCATAGTCTTAGTTATATGGTTTCAACATAGGTCAAATATAAAGAGGCTTCTTTCAGGAAAAGAAATGAAAATTTGATGTATTTGCTCACAGGGCACCGCATCTACTGCGTTGTCGGGCGCTCGACGTACAGGAAGTACGCCTTCGCGCCCTCTGCCTTGTATCTACGGCGCCCTGCGAGCAAATACCAATCAGTACGCTACATTTTTTTTACGAAATTTACTCCGTGACCGGATACAATTTAAGTTGTATGAAATTGGAAGCAGGGAGCGACTCTTCTACCTGCCGCCTTCTACCTAATAAACATTGCACCTTGAACCTTGAACTTAGATTATGGTAAGTTTATAAAATGGGATTTTGGGGGGAAAAATGAAGATTATTGAGCCATCTTTTAAGATTCTTGACAACTATTTTGTACAAGGGAAGGTACTTGAGCAGATCGAACGCTCAGGGAGAATCTGTTATAAGAGCGAGGATAAAATCACAAAAAATTCTGCTGCTCCATTCATTAAACGCATCATCCAAAGAGGGCATGAATCTGTACTTGAAATGGCCTATTTCGTGTTCGAAGTGGAAGTGGATTCAGAAACCATCATGTATAAGTTTTTAGAAAAAAATCCGAGATTTAACCAGATAGATAAACATGGAAAAAAGAAATATCTAATGTCAGGCAATCCCAGGTCTTTTAGGGACCTCGCCAGGATTGCTCCTGAGCAAAAGGTGGTTAAATCTCTACTCCATGAACTTACTCAAAAATATCCAGTGCTTTATGAGGACCTTAGGCCAAAACATGGTTGGCTACTCCCCGACGGCGTTAGAGTTAGAATGCTCTCGCCAAAAGAAATTGATGCACTCCCCCTAG is a window of Dissulfuribacter thermophilus DNA encoding:
- a CDS encoding MltA domain-containing protein, whose product is MSLPTNKLRPLLDKKAIFIVALALIGIFLVFGIYWFRSPKGELKPIDPVNFKGTVIDPNDAKLLKKALERNINYLTKIKETNASVLKREGYAWNTQDLIEAVDSLIDHISSAEKHHDLYDLIKGRFKVIAVKRPVLVTGYYLPEFRASRAPNEQYNTPILGVPKDLITIRLRDFFPHSQNLNHLVLRGRVEGNLVVPYYPRKEIELKDDLPVIAYLEDPIKLLILHIQGSGILKFNDGSSSYVHYAADNGHPYKSIGKILINRGILKKEEADWNGIEKWYWSNPKKAERIIHENPRYIFFREEQGIKDAIGATHVPLTAYHSIAVDPTKLPLGGLFILDVNLPDLGRLLTIVVAQDKGAAIKGTHHIDLFLGKGDEAGRIAGKLKSNGKLYCLIPVNP
- a CDS encoding sensor histidine kinase; its protein translation is MKSGLDISEIKRRKRERFIIAISLLLVICLGFIEYRLIAGRSSLPPSGNLLIFAIINLNILLILLIIYLTIRNIVKLVFEDKARLFGAKLRTKLVTAFIFLSLIPTAVLFIVSMQFVNTSLRLWFDERIERSLEDAIFIGRTYYDEKENWLRDVAVVLSESLSFKCLNEASILDKKCIREWLEAPQNIWAGRSIEVARSLHIIEILDPKGNVIFSRRSLSLVDQLPELPQEQLKKILTSKQMDIFSTELETGELLEAIVPLGMGKGDEAQGALVVGYLMPQKVSHLLSAIKKGYEEYQALKLYKDPLRTTILITLFLITLLIIFVAVWFGFRLARHITEPVQALAEATYRIAQGDLDFSLEARGKDELNSLVRAFNTMTQELKEAKRRAEKASLELKRSYRELEQRQRYIEIILQNVATGVISIDRTGIVRTMNRSAELILGISADEIVGKPYSELLTPIQAQEFDQIRRDLISSSKGLVQRPMRIKVGDKDISLIVTFTVLRDQNGRSHGVVVVFDDLTELEKIQRMAAWREVARRIAHEVKNPLTPIQLNAQRLQRKYSDRFDSEEKAVFQRCLNTIVNQVEELKRLVNEFSSFARMPRLRPRATDLKALAEEVAFMYKESHPRCEFQVLVKDDDLPLIEADPDQLKRALINLVENAVYAMPDGGTVSITLSTSSTNSQAPDHQSASEQDEVVIEVSDTGLGIPKEDRSRLFEPYFSKRKGGTGLGLAIVNSIVTDHGGKITVEENVPSGTRFIIRLPRKAPSNGKNSTSSR
- the mdh gene encoding malate dehydrogenase gives rise to the protein MHGKLTIVGAGAVGTSAAHWALAKSVAKEVVLIDVVDGLPQGKALDCAQSSPIEGYSGHIKGTNDYEDTKNSDCVIITAGLARKPGMTREDLLEKNVQIVKTVTQNIVEHSPEAILIVVTNPIDAMVYTAFKVSGFPKQRVVGMAGVLDSARYRYFIAQELGVSPNDVSALVMGIHGDNMLPLTRLASVGGVPVEALIPKDKLNEIVKRTQNGGGEIVGLLKSGSAFTTPGLAAIEMAEAILKDQKRVLPCAAYLEGEFGIDGVFLGVPVVLGRNGVERILEFPLTPEEKDALNLSVEAVKRQVESIHGI
- a CDS encoding DUF4390 domain-containing protein, giving the protein MHRIKKYLIFFIFFFWTQNLWGEDLAPIIKDFSISDRDGTLVASIMLKNGITSEVEKALNSGIPIRFSYIFELIRPGFLRNHKIKAVKEVRSMTYDHLKREYRVLIGPGTRKMISVKDMDQAKEFAFNVKDVEIVDFNTIPQGCVYILRVKCVIDKEQEAELPFKRLIGLFWNKSIETKWYEIRFRY